In Terriglobales bacterium, the following are encoded in one genomic region:
- a CDS encoding FAD/NAD(P)-binding oxidoreductase, which translates to PNLSKDYLAGTAQEDWIPLRSSDYYRDRRIDLLLHSRVSSLDIRKKQILLENGRTLEFGALLLATGSDPVRLPIEGATESQVHYLHTFADSKAIIAKATSAKRVVVVGASFIGLEVAASLRARGILVDVVAPGSQPLERVMGDEVGLFIRKLHEAHGVTFHLGETVSRVSGRAVTLIGGATVDADFLVLGIGVRPSLALAEQAGLAIDRGILVNEYLETSVAGIFAAGDAARWPDPHTGERIRVEHWVVAERQGQVAAKNILGRREKFDAVPFFWSQHYDVAINYVGHAEKWEAIDIDGSLDARDCAVAYKKGGRTLAIATISRILKSLQAEAAMEAEIRPQRQEIA; encoded by the coding sequence CCGAACCTTTCCAAGGATTACCTGGCAGGCACGGCTCAAGAAGACTGGATTCCTTTGCGGTCTTCGGACTACTATCGCGACCGCCGAATCGATCTTCTCCTTCACTCACGAGTTTCATCGCTTGATATCAGAAAAAAGCAGATATTGCTCGAGAATGGGAGGACACTCGAATTTGGCGCACTTCTGTTGGCCACCGGATCTGACCCGGTCCGTTTGCCGATTGAAGGCGCGACCGAGTCTCAGGTCCATTATCTCCACACGTTCGCTGACAGCAAAGCAATCATTGCCAAGGCAACTTCAGCAAAACGTGTGGTGGTTGTAGGTGCCAGCTTTATCGGCTTGGAAGTTGCCGCATCGCTGCGCGCCCGCGGAATCCTCGTCGATGTAGTAGCCCCTGGTAGCCAGCCACTCGAACGCGTCATGGGAGATGAGGTTGGCCTCTTCATCCGCAAACTTCACGAAGCTCACGGCGTGACCTTTCATTTGGGGGAGACTGTCAGCCGGGTAAGTGGTCGCGCGGTCACCTTAATCGGCGGAGCAACTGTGGACGCAGACTTCCTAGTGCTGGGTATAGGAGTGCGTCCATCACTGGCTTTGGCCGAGCAGGCTGGGCTCGCCATTGATCGCGGTATCTTAGTCAACGAATACCTAGAAACCAGCGTGGCCGGAATCTTCGCTGCTGGCGATGCCGCCCGCTGGCCCGATCCGCACACCGGCGAGCGAATTCGCGTCGAGCACTGGGTGGTCGCTGAACGACAGGGTCAAGTAGCAGCTAAGAATATTCTTGGCCGTCGCGAAAAGTTTGACGCTGTCCCATTCTTCTGGAGTCAACACTACGACGTGGCTATCAATTACGTAGGCCACGCCGAGAAGTGGGAGGCCATCGACATCGATGGGAGCCTCGATGCCCGCGATTGTGCCGTGGCGTACAAGAAAGGCGGTCGCACTCTCGCTATCGCAACCATCTCTCGCATTCTCAAAAGCTTGCAGGCTGAGGCTGCCATGGAAGCTGAAATACGGCCGCAAAGACAAGAGATCGCCTGA
- a CDS encoding response regulator, translating into MDLARALDDEVASTPMSDGTPIVYVVDDDVSVRESLELLIRCEGWQPEIFASAQEFLSSPRVLVPSCLILDVSLPGLNGLDLQKRIASDRNDMPIIFITGHGDIRTSVQAMKAGAIEFLTKPFGNDVLLSAIRDAIERSQAALGREAEIRALRDCYASLTPRERQVMALVASGLLNKQVGGELGISEITVKAHRGQVMRKMKADSLAELVKMAARLPLPGVPVPDT; encoded by the coding sequence ATGGACTTAGCCCGCGCACTTGACGATGAAGTGGCGTCAACACCCATGTCGGACGGCACACCAATCGTGTACGTGGTTGACGACGACGTCTCCGTACGTGAGTCGCTGGAGTTGTTGATTCGCTGCGAAGGCTGGCAGCCGGAAATATTCGCGTCCGCACAGGAATTTCTCAGCAGCCCACGAGTCCTTGTTCCGAGCTGCCTCATACTTGACGTTTCTCTTCCAGGTCTCAACGGTCTCGATCTGCAGAAACGCATCGCCAGCGATCGGAATGATATGCCGATCATCTTCATTACGGGTCACGGTGACATAAGGACGTCCGTCCAGGCCATGAAGGCAGGCGCTATCGAGTTTTTGACGAAGCCATTCGGCAATGATGTGCTGTTAAGTGCTATCCGAGACGCCATCGAGCGCAGCCAGGCAGCACTTGGTCGCGAGGCGGAGATACGGGCACTCCGGGACTGTTACGCGTCGCTCACGCCTCGCGAACGGCAAGTCATGGCGTTGGTAGCCTCCGGGCTGTTGAATAAACAGGTCGGTGGGGAACTCGGCATAAGCGAAATCACGGTAAAGGCACACCGCGGTCAGGTGATGCGCAAGATGAAGGCTGACTCTCTCGCAGAGTTGGTGAAGATGGCCGCGAGGCTCCCACTCCCAGGCGTGCCGGTCCCCGATACCTGA